Sequence from the Pseudomonadota bacterium genome:
GCGAGGTCTATGCGCTCTACGTGGTGGAGACCATGCAAAAGCAGGGCATCGGCCAGCGTCTGGTGGAGGCATCCTTCGCCCGGCTGGCGGAGCTCGGCATGACCTCGGCCAGGATCTGGACGCTCCGCGACAACCGCGCGGCCCGACTCTTCTACGAGCGGTTGGGCGGGCTCCTGGCCGGCGAGGGCTCGACCGACATCGGCGGCGAGAGCTATGTCGAGGTCGCCTATGACTGGCCGGATTTGCGCCGCCGACTAAAGCCGAAGATGTGAGGCTCGGGCCGGATCGCCGCCGTCCCTATGGCACGCCCGCCCGACCCCTGCCGATTCGCGAGGCCGGCGATTCCGGCATGGCTCCTATGCCGGCCTGCGACAAACCGGCGGACTGACAATTCGCCGCCGATCGGATATGGTCCGCCGCTCCATGACCGACCGCGTGCTCATTCTCGATTTCGGCAGCCAGGTGACCCAGCTCATCGCGCGCCGAGTGCGGGAGAGCGGCGTCTATTCCGAGATCCTGCCCTTCAACGTCGCAGAGGATCGGGTGCGCGAGTTCGCGCCGAAGGCGATCATCCTCTCCGGCGGCCCGGCCTCGGTTGCAGCATCCGACACGCCCAGGGCGCCCGAGGTGGTGTTCAAGCTGGGCGTGCCGGTCTTGGGCATCTGCTATGGCGAGATGACCATCTGCGGGCAGCTCGGCGGCGCGGTCGAGGCCGGCCATGCGCGCGAGTTCGGCCGCACCGAGGTCGAGGTCACGGACAGCTGCGGGCTGTTCGACGGAGTCTGGCCGAAGGGCACGCGCCATACCGTGTGGATGAGCCACGGCGACAAGATCACCGCCATCCCGCCCGCCTTCCGCACCGTCGCCATCAGCGAGAACGCGCCCTTCGCCGCCATCGCCGACGACAAGCGGCGCATCTACGGCGTGCAATTCCATCCCGAGGTCGCCCACACCCCCGACGGCGCCAAGCTGTTGCGCGCCTTCACCCACGGTGTCGCCGGCTGCTCCGGGGATTGGAGCATGAAGGCGTTCCGCCTTGAGGCGATCCGCCGGATCCGGGAGCGCGTCGGCAAGGACCGCGTCATTTGCGGGCTCTCGGGTGGTGTGGACTCCTCGGTCGCCGCCGTGCTGCTGCACGAGGCGATCGGCGAGCAGCTCACCTGCGTGTTCATCGATCACGGGCTCCTGCGCGCCGGGGAAGCGGAGGAGGTGGTGGAGCTGTTTCGCGGCCACTACAACATTCCCTTGGTGCACAAGGATGCGAGCCAGCTCTTCTTGGGCCGGCTCCAGGGTGTCACCGACCCCGAGACCAAGCGCAAGAGCATCGGCGCCACCTTCATCGAGGTATTCGAGGCAGAGGCCAAGCGCATCGGCGATGCGCGCTACCTGGCGCAAGGCACGCTCTATCCCGACGTCATCGAGTCCGTCAGCTTCACCGGCGGTCCCAGCGTCACCATCAAGTCGCACCACAATGTGGGCGGTCTGCCCGAGCGCATGAAGCTGCTTCTGGTCGAGCCGTTGCGCGAGCTGTTCAAGGACGAGGTGCGCTTGCTCGGACGCGAGCTGGGCCTGCCCGAGCGCCTTATCGGCCGCCATCCGTTTCCCGGGCCCGGGCTCGCCATCCGCATCCCGGGCGAGGTGACGCCGGAGAAGCTCGATCTCCTGCGCCGCGCCGACCGCGTCTATCTGGACGAGATCCGCGCCGCCGGGCTCTACGACAAGATCTGGCAGGCCTTCGCCGTGCTGCTGCCGGTCAAGACCGTCGGCGTCATGGGCGATGCCCGCTCCTACGACTATGCCCTGGCGCTCCGCGCCGTCACCTCCAGCGACGGCATGACTGCCGACTCCTATCCCTTCGAGCACGCCTTCCTCGCGCGCGTGGCAACCCGCATCATCAACGAGGTCAAGGGCATCAACCGGGTCACCTACGACGTCACCTCGAAGCCGCCCGGCACGATCGAGTGGGAGTAGGGGCGGCGACGTCTCTCTACGCAATTAGAGGGGTTGCGCGACGCGATCAGACTTAGAGATCGGCCCGGTGCCGCAGGATCCCGCCGTCTCGCTCGCCGCGGCGCTGCTTGGGCGTTTGAAGGCGGATCGGCCTGCGGCCGGCCGAGGGGCCAAGTTCGGCTGGAGCCGCGGCCTTGAACGCTGATGATATCCTGCCTATGATATCTTATTACCGTAGGATATCATCGAGGGCGCCATGCAGGTTTCGAAATGGGGTAACAGCCTCGCCGTGAGGCTGCCAAAAAGAGTAGTCGAGGAGCTTGAACTGCGCCCCGGCGACGAGCTCCTCATCATCGCGGCGTCAAAGGGCAAGATCGAGGTCGAAAAGGTCGATCGGCGCGGGGAGTTCCTGAGGCGCCTGGAGCGATTCCGCTGGCGCGTTCCGGAAGGCTACAAGTTCGACCGGGACGAGGCGAACGAGCGTTGACTCGGTTTTTCGACACGAACGTTTTCGTCTACGCCTTTCTCGACGTCACGAAGCGTGGACGCGCGATCGATGTCCTTGCCGATGGCGGCATGATCAGCGTTCAGGTGTTGAACGAATTCGCCAATGTCGCACGCAAGAAGTATCGGCGCGAATGGCCGGAAGTCGAAGCTGCGCTCGCGGTCATTTGCGACCGGTTCCCTGACATCGTACCGATCACCGCTGCGATTCATATGAGTGCGGTGGCGCTCGCCCGCGATCATGGCTTCGCCTTCTATGACGCCCTGATCGTTGCCGCCGCGCTCGAAGCCGGCTGCGCCACGCTCTACAGCGAGGACATGCAGCACGGTGGAAGCGTCGGCGGGCTGACCATCGTCAATCCCTTCGCGGACGCGCCCGCATGAACTCCCAAACTCTCGTCGCCAAGGTCTGGAACTTCGCGCATGTGCTGCGCGCGTCGCGACCCGCATCATCAACGAGGTCCGCGGCATCAACCGGGTCACCTACGACGTCACCTCGAAGCCGCCGGGCACCATCGAGTGGGAGTAGGGGAGTCACACGATAGTCGTCGGGATTTGGTCGGTTAAGCAGGGGTTTGGAGTGCCATCCCGGGAAAAGTAAGCGTCGCACCAACCGCATCACCTTGGTGGAAAGCTGAATTCGGCTTGTAAGGACGTTCCGCCACCTCGGAGATGCGTGCCTTTTTGGCTGTGGCCGCGCTATAGACGTCTAGAAGCAACTATGATCCCGCTCTGGGCCCACATGCCATGACGGCGTATTTCACCGACCGGGAGTATGGGGCACGCCCACGGACGGTCGATACCATTGATGCTCGGCTGTGGGGAGGGCTGTACAGCCTGATTATGGCACGCTTGGGCGATGGCTCGTTCGGCCAGCGCTTTCCCGAACAGTGCCCGGACGGCAATGGACCCTGCGGCTGCGATGAACAGGCATTTCGGCTCGTAGCTAACGCCGAGGTACCTTACGTTGACTGGCCTCTGTCACCTGATCAGTTGCCGGTCGCGCCCCGTATCCTGGACTTACTGGAGTTCTGCGCGGCCGCGGTCGGCCAGCCGATCGAAGGCGGTTACCACTCCTATTATGGGCACCATCATTTAAGTTGGGATCGTGACGTCGGCCTACAGCGCTTTGTGGCGGACGTTAATCTCTTGTTTGCCCGCAATGGCGTCGCATATGAACTGACACCGGCAGGTCAGGCGCGTCGCCTTCTGCCGCAGCCACTTGCTGAGGCTCTTGCTTGGGCCGTATCTGCGACAGGGGACGGCGAGACCGACCGCCTGCTTGAGGTGGCGCGCCTCCGAATCGTTTCGCCGAAGACCGATGATCGCCAGGATGCGCTAGAAAAGCTATGGGACGCGTTTGAGCGCCTGAAGACTCTGGGGTCGGGGGAGAACAAGAGAGCACAGGCGGACGCCCTGCTCGATCGCGTAGCGCAGCCTGGCTCGAAACTTCGGGAGGTGCTCGGCGATGAGGCCGTCGCACTCACCAAAATCGGGAATACGTTCAGAATCCGACACTCCGAGACGGATCAGGTATTACTAACCGCCGCGGAGCAGATCGATTTCCTATTCTTCCGCATGTACGCGTT
This genomic interval carries:
- a CDS encoding GNAT family N-acetyltransferase; amino-acid sequence: MQEAIDIREAEFDEAAAIARVQVETWRAAYREIMSSRILEGLNEVRVAAFWAQVLSQDEGRSFILVATVGERVIAFASCGPRQNARAASEGEVYALYVVETMQKQGIGQRLVEASFARLAELGMTSARIWTLRDNRAARLFYERLGGLLAGEGSTDIGGESYVEVAYDWPDLRRRLKPKM
- the guaA gene encoding glutamine-hydrolyzing GMP synthase: MTDRVLILDFGSQVTQLIARRVRESGVYSEILPFNVAEDRVREFAPKAIILSGGPASVAASDTPRAPEVVFKLGVPVLGICYGEMTICGQLGGAVEAGHAREFGRTEVEVTDSCGLFDGVWPKGTRHTVWMSHGDKITAIPPAFRTVAISENAPFAAIADDKRRIYGVQFHPEVAHTPDGAKLLRAFTHGVAGCSGDWSMKAFRLEAIRRIRERVGKDRVICGLSGGVDSSVAAVLLHEAIGEQLTCVFIDHGLLRAGEAEEVVELFRGHYNIPLVHKDASQLFLGRLQGVTDPETKRKSIGATFIEVFEAEAKRIGDARYLAQGTLYPDVIESVSFTGGPSVTIKSHHNVGGLPERMKLLLVEPLRELFKDEVRLLGRELGLPERLIGRHPFPGPGLAIRIPGEVTPEKLDLLRRADRVYLDEIRAAGLYDKIWQAFAVLLPVKTVGVMGDARSYDYALALRAVTSSDGMTADSYPFEHAFLARVATRIINEVKGINRVTYDVTSKPPGTIEWE
- a CDS encoding AbrB/MazE/SpoVT family DNA-binding domain-containing protein — translated: MQVSKWGNSLAVRLPKRVVEELELRPGDELLIIAASKGKIEVEKVDRRGEFLRRLERFRWRVPEGYKFDRDEANER
- a CDS encoding PIN domain-containing protein, translated to MTRFFDTNVFVYAFLDVTKRGRAIDVLADGGMISVQVLNEFANVARKKYRREWPEVEAALAVICDRFPDIVPITAAIHMSAVALARDHGFAFYDALIVAAALEAGCATLYSEDMQHGGSVGGLTIVNPFADAPA